From Leptolyngbyaceae cyanobacterium:
CAAGCACGACATCGCTATCAAATAACACTCGTTTCACTGATATTTTTCCTCTAGATAGTCGATATATTCTTCGCGTAAAGTTTCATCATTTGGGATTTCTCCAGTTGATTTAATTACTCCCACTAAGCTTTGAGTCCATGTACTCAATTGCAAAGGTCGATCTGGTTCTGGTAGATGTTCAAAAAATTCTGCTACCGCTTCAGAAAGGGAAACATTACGCGATTTTGCCCAGTTTTTTGCTTTGACAATGAGGGTTTCATCTAGGCGTAAGGTGAGTTTTGTTTGCATAGAATAATATTTGACGTATACTATATATAGTATAGTACGTCAAACTTGGTTGCAAGAAACCCGGTTTCTGACCTTGGTGCAATATTTGGGAAAAGGGATATTTTAACTACGCCGCCGAAATTGTGCGCGTACCACTCGCCACAGCATCAGCGATACAATCCAAACTAAGGCGAAGGGGAAAGCGAATAAACCTAAAATGAAGCATAAAGCTAATTGCCATTTTCCACGTTGGGCAAATTTAGCTATCAATTTCATCCAGTTCGGATAAGGCATAGCTTCAAGGGGTAGCCCAAGTTCTTGTAATATCTGATTGGCTTGATATGCGGCAGCATATCCTTCCTTAACTTTGCCAATTTTGTTATATGATATAGATAAGTTTTGTAGGGAATTAGCTTCACCTCTTTTATCGCCTATTTCTCTTGCTATTTCTAGCCATTGTTGATAAAAACGAATCGCTTTCTGATATTCTCCTAGACAATTGTAAGCATTGCCCAAATTATTAAGGGATTTACCTTCACCAGAACGATAGCCTATTTCTCTTGCTATTTCTATAGATTGCTGATGGAAATGAATCGCTTCATGATATTTTCCTAGAGATTGGTAAGCATTGCCCAAACCACAAAGGGAACTACCTTCACCAGAACGATCGCTTATTTCTCTTGCTATTTCTATAGATTGCAGATGGAAACGAATCGCTTCCTGATATTCTCCTAGAGAAACGTAAGCATTACCCAAATTACCAAGGGAACTACCTTCACCAAAACGATCGCCTATTTCTCTTGCTATTTCTAGAGATTGCTTATGGGAACGAATCGCTTCCTGATATTGTCCTAGACAACTGTAAGCATTGCCCAAATTATTAAGGGAATTACTTTCACCAGAACGATTGCCTATTTCTCTATCTATTTCTAGAGATTGCTGATGGAAAAGAATTGCTTCCTGATATTGTCCTAGAGATCGGTAAGCAATGCCCAAAGATGTAAGTGCAGCAATAAATTGCCACTGTTGAAAATCGTCTTTCGATTCCTGAAAACTAACTAATGGCAAATATAGTTCAACCAGCGTCTTGTTGTAACCGCGCAAATCTAAAAAGTTTTGTACACAATCATCACTATAATTATAATCGCGAATAGTGTAAAAAGCTTCCCCATATCTTTGCAACTGACAAAGATGATAAAAAATTTCCAAATATGCCCTTACATCCTCAAGCGTTTCCCAAGGCTGCGGTTTCACCTGCGACTTATAATGATCGATCGCTATTTCATGTGCAGCACTTAAATCCGTTCCTTGCTTTTGCAAATATTCCTGCACCAACGGCTGAAATTTGTAGTAGCGTTTATCTTCAGTTTCCAGCAACAAAGAACGGTTGTATAATTCCCGCAAAGCCTTCACAGTTGCCAGATTATCGACAACTTGACCCTCATCCTTAGCAGAAGATGCTTCCGAATTACTCTCCTCTTCTCGCAGGAGAGGGGTAGGGGGAGAGGTCAACATCCTCCCCGCCGCCCGAAAATTAAACGGTTGGCGATAAACACTCAAATTAACCAAAAAATTCTGCTGTTCCTCACTTAAACGTTGCAAATGCTGTTCCAAAATCCACTCTAACCGCGCATCCTCCTTATCCCGATGCACACCTTCCGCCTGATGGTATACCAAATCAAACTGCTGTAATCCCAATTCCGCCACACCACTTAGCTGAGAATCGCAGTATTGCCGTAAAAAACCAGCCACTAGCTGCAACGTCAGGGGGTGTCCATCCACACTCGCCGCAAAAGCTACCAATTCCTCAACCGTTCCCTGAATCTCTAACTTTTGCAACAATTCCGCGCCATCGCTGGGAGTCATCCCCGCCAAAAGATAGCAATTCATTTTTGCTTGCAACAGTTTCGGCTGTTCCTGGGTAGTCAGCAACAGGGTACTGGTGTCACCCTGCTGCAACCAGCGACTAAACAATTGCTGGTAAGCTGAATCTGGGAACTCTCGCGCCTCATTCAGCAGCGTTTCCAAATTATCAATTACCAGCAAACACCGTTGCTGACGCAGACATTTCAGCAAATTGTTGATCAGTTGGGTGGTGTCGCCTGTCTGGGTAACGCTTCCCCCCAAAGCTGCAATCGTCTTTTCGGCAAATGCGGCAAAATCCGGCTTTTGGCTGACATCCGCCCAGTATTTGGCTGCAAAGCTTGATTTTTGGTAGAGATACGCCGCCAGGGAAGATTTGCCGATACCTCCCAATCCTTGTATCCCAATAGTTTTAATATTGGGATCTGCTAACCATGTTTGCAGTTCTTCAATTTCCTTTTTTCGCCCCACCCAATCTTTCAGACTCGGCGGCGTGTCGATGAGGTTAACGGAAGTAGGGCGATTTGGGCTACCAGAAAGTCAGTAGTTGTGAACATCGCCAAATTGGACATTTTCACCCTTAACGTTCTCGACTTGGTAGCCTTTAGCGTTATCTCGGTTAATCATAGTTCTGCTATTGTCTTGAATATTCCTAGCGTCGATTTCCTGATTAATCTGTTGCGCCATCATCTGAATCTCGTCAGCAAACGGCTTGTCAGTCCTCATCGCCGCATCCAGAAACGTCGCCACCCGGTCTAAATTTGGCCCAGAGGCATTTTTTTCCACCTCTATTAAAGCTATTTCCGCCTGTGCATCGCCTTTCAGCCTGTGCCAAATGCGATCGCGTAAAGGTTTAAGCTTATCTAAACTAGCTTCGATACCTTTACCTACCGCAGTTTCCAGCAATTTGCCAAAAGCGATTTCTGCAATCTTTACTGCTGCTAATTCAAGTGCCATAAGTTAGAGATTGGGGATAAAGTCATTTTTAGTTTTAGTCGATCGGCAACCAACTTGCCCATAATTGTAAATTAATTCACAAATATGATAGAAAATGAGCTAAAAATATAATTTACTCAAGCTAAAGCTCAACCATTAGTTAAAATCTTTTTAGTAAATAACGTAAGTTTCTAGAAATAAGTATAGACACTTAGATCCGCCCTAACCCCCCTTAAAAAAGGGGGAACCGGATTCAAAGTCCCCCTTTTTTCTAGCGTTGGCGATAGCCTGCCGTCAGGCATAGCGGCGCGTTAGCGCGG
This genomic window contains:
- a CDS encoding DUF6364 family protein, with amino-acid sequence MQTKLTLRLDETLIVKAKNWAKSRNVSLSEAVAEFFEHLPEPDRPLQLSTWTQSLVGVIKSTGEIPNDETLREEYIDYLEEKYQ
- a CDS encoding tetratricopeptide repeat protein; translated protein: MGRKKEIEELQTWLADPNIKTIGIQGLGGIGKSSLAAYLYQKSSFAAKYWADVSQKPDFAAFAEKTIAALGGSVTQTGDTTQLINNLLKCLRQQRCLLVIDNLETLLNEAREFPDSAYQQLFSRWLQQGDTSTLLLTTQEQPKLLQAKMNCYLLAGMTPSDGAELLQKLEIQGTVEELVAFAASVDGHPLTLQLVAGFLRQYCDSQLSGVAELGLQQFDLVYHQAEGVHRDKEDARLEWILEQHLQRLSEEQQNFLVNLSVYRQPFNFRAAGRMLTSPPTPLLREEESNSEASSAKDEGQVVDNLATVKALRELYNRSLLLETEDKRYYKFQPLVQEYLQKQGTDLSAAHEIAIDHYKSQVKPQPWETLEDVRAYLEIFYHLCQLQRYGEAFYTIRDYNYSDDCVQNFLDLRGYNKTLVELYLPLVSFQESKDDFQQWQFIAALTSLGIAYRSLGQYQEAILFHQQSLEIDREIGNRSGESNSLNNLGNAYSCLGQYQEAIRSHKQSLEIAREIGDRFGEGSSLGNLGNAYVSLGEYQEAIRFHLQSIEIAREISDRSGEGSSLCGLGNAYQSLGKYHEAIHFHQQSIEIAREIGYRSGEGKSLNNLGNAYNCLGEYQKAIRFYQQWLEIAREIGDKRGEANSLQNLSISYNKIGKVKEGYAAAYQANQILQELGLPLEAMPYPNWMKLIAKFAQRGKWQLALCFILGLFAFPFALVWIVSLMLWRVVRAQFRRRS